The DNA sequence TAAGTTAGAATATAGTATATCACAGAGTACGTAATGAATACTAAACCATTAAGactattttttttgtcttccttttaaagtatacttttttttttcttaaaaatcgcttcattttttattttttatataaaccACATGAATGCAAAAAATATATACTACATCcattcttaatatttttttcattatgctTTAACCCAGTGTAAATAAACATTTTTAGTACCGAACAAATTGTTAAAAGTTATAACCACTTTTTTTATAGTtatcataaaaatgaaaaaatgtttAACGTGGTTAATTATGGGTTTTTTATTTTACAGTTTTTTAGAGATAAAAAAGTAatacataattaatttaattaatgaaaaaagatacaaagagattaaaaaaattaataaaaatagacaaatagctaaaagaagagaatagaatAAGAAAGAAGACGAAATAATTAGAAGTTATACGTGAAGAAAAATAACCgcaatataaataaaaaatgagttaattgataatttattttttttagctctttaaaataaaaataaatcgtGAATGAAGAAAATCCACTCTAGAAAAACCAAAACTTTTAACCTAATTCTCCTTTCTGGAAATGTTCGCAGTTTGCAAGTTTTTTCAGAAGTTTTCAAGACAGGCTTCTTACCATTCTTGAAAAATTGAATATGATCGTATTAAGCGAACTCACCTTCCTACTTCTAATTCTAGTTACGAGAATACAGTTTATCACACATAATAAGTACTAaactattaaatttttttttatcctttttaaagtatatttttttttcttaaaaattgttttatttttaattttttatgtaaatcatttgaataaaaaaatatatactgtatctactcttaattttttttattatgcttTAATCCAGTGTAAATAAACATCTTTCATATTATCAcaaattattaaaagataataactatttttttatagttatcataaaaatgaaaaaatgtttGGCATGGTTAATTatgaattttttctttttgcaattttttagagacaaaaacaataaaagtaatatataattaatttaattaatgaaaaaagatacaaagagataaaaaattaataaaaatagacaaatacctgaaaaaattgaatataataaaaaagaaaacaaagtgATTAGAAGTTATGCATAAAATGAAAGAGTAACCGCaatatgaatgaaaaaaaagagttaattgataatttacttttttgacctttttaaaataaaagaatatatcAGTTACTTTTTATTAACAGGGTTAAGATGAGAAAGAAGAATTTGGGCACTAAACTTCTCTATTCtctttatatattgttatagattatagatatattgttatagatatatattattatagataaatatacatataattaaATTACATACGGAGAGTCATAGACTacagaaataattaaaaatatgttggttgcaaataaatttaaataatgttTTTTTAGATACATTAGTAATAATAAAAGTGAAATTTAAAATCtcatacatattaataaaatttttcatcaCTAAACCACTTTTATCGGTTTTTTCCTTAAATAAATCTATGGCCTTAGATGAGTCACAgcaatttttctgctttttccTCAACTCTGAATTAGTCCTTTCAGCTAAAATAAATCTAGGATATGTTTAGAAATGGTAAGAAATCAAActtatttcaataattatttatttttataattgttttttaaaataatctattatataataatcaatttatGTGTGGATACCTTAGTTGGAAAAACGGTTTCAAGATcatttattgtatttaaaatataatttaatttttattctttctcattataaaagaattttatatatacaaCCAATtgtattacaaaaaaataactaattttcaaaCTTAATATCATCCTAAATGTATGAATCTAATTAATTGCTCGTACAAAATTCTTTATATTGtcattatatcaaaattaattttttcaaaatatattaaagaattttttaaaaaaatgctataattacaaaaataaatatgaaacaATTGTTCATATTATTTAACATTATTTTCTGTAACATTACTAAAATCATTACACTTTTAGAATAATCAACTTTAACTTATAATGATAACATTTACAATATTATTCTTGCTATTAGGCTATTATTTTTAgcttaaaattattattttcattctaaTCTATCTTTAGTCTTTTAACTAAGGAAACGTGTTTGTTTTCTACAGAAGCAGCTTCTCTGGGCTTTTTAGATATTTCCCAAACATACATTTTGGTTGACATATTTTGCTCAACTTTGTTTTTCGCTGACCATATTTGTTAGCTCCTTAGGGGAAATTGCCTACAAATGACCTTAGATAAAGTTTGGACAGAGCAATTTTATCAAGGATATTATTAGGGGTATAGAATATAACAACAGAGTTTGATGATTAGATTATGGTTTCTCACAGCAGAAACCTAGCATAGATGGCATATCTGTATGTAGTTTAAGAACCCATAGTGTGTGTGAGTGAAGGGTGTGTGCATAGTGTATaataaccaaaaataaaagattatgGTTTCTCAGATGACAGAATGGACAGCCACATATATCAGTACTCTTCATTTCCATCCTCCTTCGAAGAAACTTGTAGGCGTAAATACTAGAACTAGTTTCAATTTACAGCTCTGTAGATTATTGTCCCATTAGATGGCACTTATCTTGGCTCTTTGGAGAGAGGGGGAAAAAAAAAGACGACAAACAAGAATAACAAAACCTCAAACTCACACAAACTAAGTATTAACTACTAAGATTTCTATAGCAGGAAACCAGAAATGACTCTATTCTCATCATCTTTGGTTACAAATGGAAGGCTCGTTCATATTCGAAGCTTCTTTCCAGGTTGTACCTCATCATCATAGTGGGGGCCCCCACCATCACCGTCCATATCCTTTTCCATCTTCTTTCTGGCAAGTATCTTATTGATCTTGTGCAGTTCGTTATTGAGCTTCTGGTCCTTGTTCTGCTTCCGCGTCTTCCGGCCATCTTGCATCTTCACACCAAACTGGAATGCAGCCTTTGGCATTGCTTCCTTCTGCTCATTGTAAGTGGCCCATTCCTCTTCGGTCTCAAAGTCCCAACGATGAAGTCGACCCTTTGCCTGTTCAATGCACATTTTCATTATTATCACTTTTAATACAAACAGGTTATCAACATGATGATTCTTCTCAAAGGGTCATCTtgagaataaaaaattagtataatcatTATTTATATGTTTTCATATTTATAGTTTTCTGAAATTAGGAAAACATATAATATActtgaaaataaatgaaaaacaTTGCAGCCAGTttaataagaagaaaataaggTAACTGTCAATGCAATTACTTACCCTCCCACCCATATCCATTTTGGACAAGTCATCTTCATCATCACTATCCACTATTTCACGGTTATATTCTTGATACCCGGGGTAACATTCAGAATAACTCTCAGAAATGAAATTGGGGTCTTTTTCTCGGGCATCTTTCTCCCTCAGTTGTTGAAGTCTCTGATCATCTCGCTTAAATACTGATCCCAAACCTCGATCTTTCTCTTCTTGTGTCATAAAACGCGGATCTTGTGGCATATCTAAACCCGCTTGCAAATCATAAGTCTGCATATCTTGCTGAAGGTATTGATCAGGGTAAGCCAGCTGTTCAGCATACTGGTACTCCTGCCACTCTCCTTGGTAGCCACCAGCCAAGGCTTGTGTTTGCATAACATCATATTCATTCTGAGACAAGAGTCAGATCAATGAGGGCAGAAACTCAACTCAAAAGCCACACTCTAATATTTCTCTAAAAATTAGGGTGAAGACAAGGTACTAAACATGAAATTTCCAGTTATATTCACCAACTTACCGATTCTTGCCATGCTTGAGGGAGTGCAGCAGGTGGCACAGGACCATAAGTAGGTTCAGCAAAATATGAAGGTTTGTCCTTGTTCCTAGGAGACTCTTCCATGTCCTCAGAGAGAGGACTTTGGCTCAAGTCTTTGCCAGGTACGTCATACTCCACACCCTCACCAACAAAGATGTCATCATCTTCTGCTCTAGCAACAGCTGGGCCTTGTTTCTCTCCTGAATTAGCATGACTTTTCTTCGatggaggtggtggtggtgggatGAACTCTCTTTCAGTTTGATTCTTTGCCCTCCCACCTTCAACCTTTGATGAATTCTCTTCATCATATCCATTACCAACAGCCAAATTCTTTCCTGTGTTCAAAATGGATGGTGCCAAGAGTAcattaactattaaaatttcCAATAAATTATCAGAAATATATGACTATATAAAAGATAGGGTAGCAGCCTCCCTCTCCAACATCTCCCTGAAAGTTTCTCTGACATTAAAAATGAACAAGGAGgaaagtaaaaaatataaaactgcTTACCATTGATGTATGTTAAATACAACTTATATAATCGACTCAAGTATAAGCACGATCAATTGAACAAACAAAAATGTTCGCAAATACAAAGATAAAAAAAGGACCTTAAGAACAGCATCATAATATGATGTTTGTAACATAATTAGAACAAAGTCAGATAAATTTCAGTAAACCATACTGCAAGAGAAGATTTTATGAAATTGCATTACCTGATACAATAAAGCATATACTCTACACAATAACATCCAAAAATTCCAGATGAACTGCTCATTGCAGTTATTACCTTTTGcatctttttccttctttttcttcttcaaaacCTTCCCAGAAGAGCCAAGACGAAGATATGACATTATTTTAGCAATCCGATCTAGAACAGATCCATCAACGCTAACTGTAACCATTTCCTGTGAAAAATAAGGGCATGTACATGAGGCGACACATGCTAGGCAAGCTATAAAATGCAGAGAAAAAGTGCCACAGAGGAATCGGCAAGATAAAAAACCTCCGGTACTGGACAATCAGCCTTACTACGGTGCAAGGTCGTTGGAATATCATGAGCATATCCACTCTCCTGACATACAAAAGCTGAAATCTGTCAGAAAAGTGCTTCTATTCTAGAGAGTAACAAATAAGCTGGAAAAGGATCATATTAACCGTTCCATCGATTTGAGTTGTAAACCTAAAAGTGTCAATATAGCTACCCCATTTAACCTTTCGCCCATTATTGTTTATAATTATCAACATATGTAATTAAAGTGAATCAGGATGCAACAGCTAGCTAAAGGTCTCAAACATTCCATATCTGATTGTCCATGCATATGATGCTACATTGGACAACCTACAGTCGTAGAGACATGAGTAGAAACAGAAAGAGGCAGAGAGAGACATATAATATCCACAGCCAAGATGCTTAGTCTAATGAATGTCCCCACATGGTATACTGACTTAAACTAGGTTAAAGAACCTATTCACTAGGAGATAAGCAACTACCGCAAGGATACACAAGATGAAAGCTGTATATTGCCCAATATGCATGTACTTGCAATCAAACATGCTAATAGCCACACCAAGCATGATAAACAAATAATTGCACAAACAAAGCATGAATTACAATAACCATGAGTCTCATATCATAAAGAACAAAACCACGTCAATTATCAAGTACATGGAAATTCTCACCATGTTAAAAATAAATGTCATTCGACCTGGAAGGAACATTTCATTTGTCTTTATGATGGTCTGAGGCTTCACTATCCACTGATAAACTGACTGAAaggaggaaaaaaaattaaagaattgaAACATATTAATAGAAGCAAGCAACAATAATTCATGAATTGGAGCACAAACTTCACATTCAAACTGATAAAAATAGGAGGGGGAAAAGCTTAGTTCATATTGTCAGTAAATATTCAACAAAAGTAAAGAACCTTTGCAGTTGATGTGCGAATTGAGACTTGTTGGTCTTCCTTAGATGCTCTGTTGGCAAATCAAAAGCAGGTAGTAAAACTTAgattcattaaaaaataaaaccaaataataattaataatgtttTAATTGACAGATTTACAATAAAATGATCACTATCACTGACACTTCTGGACTAAAGTTACCTAGGTTTCCCCTCAACATCATCCACAGAATCTGGCTTCTTGTCAATCTCACTTCTAACTTTGTTCAGCAATGCATAATCCAAACCTTTGACCAAATGTGTGTGCTCCACATCACCTGCCCAAAAGCAATAAACGCAACATGTTCTGTTTTTAGCATAAGTAAGTCAATATTCAATAAAAGTTACATTAAATATTGTTCACATATATATTGACTTTACAGTCATGTCTGCAATAGTAGAGGCAAAAACTCTATTCTAGGGCgatataataaaaaacaaaaataacacaACAGAAAGGGAAAGGTCATGGATGCACATGGCACTGGAATCCTACATTTCAACTTCCAAAGAACCTTGTAACAATCCAGATATCAAAAGCTTTAGAGAAAACAATCAAAAACATACTATCATACTAATTTCTTTGTGAAAAATATGGCAAAACTCAATCATATTTAAGAGTATGAATGCGAACCTCCAAGGTACTTGCTCTTTTCAATGGATAATTTGTGTGCATCAGCTGACCTTCAAAACATTACCAGATTGTTAGTAGACTAAGCAATGGCAGgtagcataatttttttttcttttcatcttATTTTGGCCGAGTTAACTAAAAGATGAATGATGTGATATTAGATAACAAATATAACATAAACAGTAGAAAACTCACCTTAAATCTACAGTACCAGGAGGAGCAACAGCGTGAAATGCCAGCTCTGTAGGCTCATAATCAGGATTTTGATCTTCTCTACGCTCTTTAGCACGATCTCTATATTTTGGTGTTTCTGGTTCTTCTGGTTTCTCTTCCCTGTGCAACTTCCAGTATCAGAGTAAGTATGCACATCATATACACGACGCAAACTTTTAAGCAACCCTCCATTTTTTGTTCACTCTACTCAATAAAGATAAGTCAAACTACAAATATAAAGGTATTCATCGAGTGAAAATTCTCCCCTTTTATCTTTGGCAATCATTGCAATAAACAAATGTAAATAAGTTCCTGAATAAGCTTCATTGATGTCGGAAATCCATTCATACAAGGGCTAATCATCCTAAATATCAAAACGGTGGAAAGGCATAGTTACCTTCTTCAAGCTTATATTCTAATACCTGAATATTAACCAATCAATGAAGACAAATGTAGAATTGGCAAAAATGTTGCCCAGAAACACGGAAGAGCTAGTAAAAACAATGgtacaccaaaaaaaaaaagaccttTTTTACGATAAACATGAATTGGATATGACTTACTTGCGACGTATAGGTTTCTCTTTGTAATTCTTCTTCGAAGCAGTCATTGGTGTAGTGTGATTATGTCCGGGGTTGAAATCAAGCTGAGATTCCCAATTCGTTCGAAAACTCCGTGGTTAGGGTTTTGCGCTTGAAGCTGAACCAAAAAGAATCGTGAAGTTTTTTGGAGCAAACTTAAATTACGGTTATGTCCTTCCTATAGACAGACTAACAGATTCAGTAGTAATTTAGTAATGAAAAGATTTAGACCCT is a window from the Arachis stenosperma cultivar V10309 chromosome 3, arast.V10309.gnm1.PFL2, whole genome shotgun sequence genome containing:
- the LOC130968772 gene encoding suppressor of mec-8 and unc-52 protein homolog 2-like; translation: MTASKKNYKEKPIRRKEEKPEEPETPKYRDRAKERREDQNPDYEPTELAFHAVAPPGTVDLRSADAHKLSIEKSKYLGGDVEHTHLVKGLDYALLNKVRSEIDKKPDSVDDVEGKPRASKEDQQVSIRTSTAKSVYQWIVKPQTIIKTNEMFLPGRMTFIFNMESGYAHDIPTTLHRSKADCPVPEEMVTVSVDGSVLDRIAKIMSYLRLGSSGKVLKKKKKEKDAKGKNLAVGNGYDEENSSKVEGGRAKNQTEREFIPPPPPPSKKSHANSGEKQGPAVARAEDDDIFVGEGVEYDVPGKDLSQSPLSEDMEESPRNKDKPSYFAEPTYGPVPPAALPQAWQESNEYDVMQTQALAGGYQGEWQEYQYAEQLAYPDQYLQQDMQTYDLQAGLDMPQDPRFMTQEEKDRGLGSVFKRDDQRLQQLREKDAREKDPNFISESYSECYPGYQEYNREIVDSDDEDDLSKMDMGGRAKGRLHRWDFETEEEWATYNEQKEAMPKAAFQFGVKMQDGRKTRKQNKDQKLNNELHKINKILARKKMEKDMDGDGGGPHYDDEVQPGKKLRI